The DNA window GATGACGTAAATCCGATCCATCCATCTCGACACGGTCTCTATCTCTTTGCAGAAACCTTCTTTCTGAGTGGAAAGGCCGTTCCATGCTCCTCTCAGATGATCTACGCCGTTTTCTCTCATAGCCATCATACATATGTCCCATCTGGTCTTGCTCATCCATACCATTGAACTGCTCTCTTTCATGATGTGCACAAACATTAAAATCAGCTGGAGCATATTCATAATCTTCCACTGGATACATATCTCCTCCAAAATCTTCATCATGTAAATAAGCAGCACCATCTGCATCATTGTCCACGAGAACATCAAAACCTGgtgaagattcacccaaaagtTCATCAGCCTCCCTACTGTTCTGGGGCAGATCATCTGCAGGGGGCATTTCATAACTTTGGTTCCAATCTCGCACAGGATCACTATCCATTGGAAAATGGTTCTGGTAGCACTCAGGATGATCCCCACCTGAAGAAGTAGTGAAGCTTTCCTTAAGTGCTGCTGGCGTACTATTTTTTACCTTCTCTGACTTAGGACAAGACATTGCATTGGAAGCAACCGGTATTGCAACTGTAGCTGTCCTGGCAGAATTAACTGTTGACCGATCAACGGCTGTTTTGCCCCTCTCATTAGTTATTGGAGCACCATGCTGAATGGAATTAGTAGACTGCACAGAATCTTTAATGCCCAACAAATCATTCTTTTGAGTCTGAAGCTGCTCCAAAGGTAAGGAAGAAACTTTTACCACCTGTTCTGATGGATTATTTCCCACTGATTGTGGTCCATGATAAAATGCGCATCTGTCACCTTTCAAGCAGTTTCCCTTTTTAAAGTAATAGCATGGAACCAACTGCTTTCCAGAGTTAAATGGAGCGTAGTGTGAAGAAACCGCAGGCATTCCAGTAGTTGGAGCACCAAACATACCATCAATTGGCTGGGTAAAAGTAGAAGACAGAATTAGACTCCAAATAACTTCACTGGACAAAATAACCAAATAATATTAAGCTTAATAACTAGGAGCAAACACCCTGTTAGTTTCTGATGAACAGAAACATAACAGCAAATTTACTAGTCTTAGACAATGCTGCTTGCTGGCAAGtattgataaaaaaacataataccAGTGCAtaaggggaaaaaggaaggaaagggaCATACCGGATGGCGAAACGGACATTTTGGATTCAAGCAATTGCTATTTAACCAGTACCAGCAGTCTCTAGGGTTCATACGAGCATTATCACTGTGACGAAAATCACATTCGTTCCCCTGATGCAAGGAACAAAAAGAATCATTATCAATTAAAATATTCAAGCTAGAAGTTAGTAACAAATCCATGATGGACAAAATATTCATGGTAAATAAGACACAAAAGCCCATAAGGATTAATGTAGCATTTTTTTAGTGTTACATTAATGTTTATATATAGAGAATTGCACATATTTGCATTAATGTAGCATAATTTTGATAGTATTATCAAACAAGATTACAAAGTTACAACACATCAGATTGTGTGACAGATTTGATTTATGGCAAGCGTTTTGCCTCTCTCTAATTTAACCATAGTTCATCAGAACAGCTCCAGAACTAAATCAGTACAGCATCATACGTATTCCAAAATAATAGAGGGGCTAAAAGTAAATGGAATTCTGAGCCGAGCAAGGATTCccaaagagaaacaaaaaaattgtgaaGCAATGATCTTGAATAACTAGACTAATAAGGATACTGACATATTGTTATAGTGCTCCTGGTGACAAGGGAAGCATTACAATTCCTACCTTACCGTACTACTAAAAGCCATGTAGCCACTGCAATAGCGATATATTGGGAACAAATGCGATAGTAAATTACattgttttcacttttcaccCGAAGGAGCATCAATTCAGGACAACCAtaccattcaaattttaaattatagagCAGATTCAGAATTTGACCTAGCATAGAAACCCTGAAAAATTCAGGGGCTAACACCAAGAGGCAACAAATACCCCGAACCTGAAGGCACTACGAACTTATATTATTACGTTATCTACATTAAGCATCACATCTTGGATGAGGGGGAATAGCCATATGAAAAGATTCCATCTTGAACCAAAGAAATTCGTGTTTACTTAGCTCAGAAATCAAGATTCCCGAAACGAGGTGCGGAATTCAAATTCTAAGCTCCAATCGAGCAAAGACGAATTACCACCCCGCCCCAAAAACCAAACCAGCTTATATACGAGGGAAAAGAGACGACGAATCGTCGAGAGAGAACGAGCACACACCTTCTTGCATGTGAGGGGCGAGGCGAGGAAGTAGACGCAGTCGGTGTTGCGCCGCAGCGCCTCCTCCTCTGGCGCCAGGGGCCTCGCGCCGGCCTCCGTgctcgcctcccccgccgccgccgcagccgcggcaCCGTCCGCCTCCATGGCCCCCGTCTCGAGAGgagccgccgtcgggccctcctcctcctcccaaccCCACCCCGCAcgaacgcggcggcgggaggacgccgatcgcgcgcgcgcgcgcctccggcggcggcggggagggaggtGGGGCGGGCTAGGgttcggcgatggcggcgggatTGGATCTACGTGGAGGGGAGGCGGGTTAGGGTTGGGCGCGACGGGGGAAGGAGGGGTTCGCGTTGCGTTGCGCCCTTCGCCTCTCTTGGCTGCGCGTGTCGACTTGGGGAAATAGGGTTGGGTTGGTGGAGGCcgcaggtttttttttaaaaaataaataaatagataaaataatTGGGAAAAGGTCGGTATTATAGGCAACGGCGACGGGAGGGTTTTTCTGTAAATCCGATTTGGGTTGCGCTTGCGCCTCTCTGTCTATGCAATAGGTTGACCGTTGAATAGCACAGTGCTACTCCGATTTGAGTACCTCTGTGATGTCTTTGACTCACTGCTCGGTGATGTTAGTGACTTTTTCCATCTATTTaactcaaaataattttttatttaattatttattcatCATATCAAAGTTTGTATAGTAAGACATAAATGCATTGAAAATAgataaaaacaacaataattaTATTAGGATTTAATAAAGTGGGATAttatactatttttatttttgtacgTACGTGCATAATGAgtgaaatataaatttattttgagaagAGGGGAGTAGTACACCACTACTAATAGAACAACTCTATtttacattttcctttttttctctctaggGAATACGTTTTACATTTGAATTCACTTGTTCAATTATTGGATTTGTTCATACGGCCTAGCTGTGGTTGCACTACAACCAGGCATCTAGCAGCAAGCAGCAGCTTCCTGCGCCATGTGTTTGTGCAGCCGAACGGCTACGCTGTGCAACACAGCTTAAAAAAAGCTGTAGCAAAAGTCTACCGAACAAATCCGTTAACTCATCACAACACCCTTGTAAAAGAATTTATTATCTACACTTCTCAAACATCTTTTATGGTAGCCCTCGCCTAATGTGATGTTATTGTCTCCAACTATAACAGGGCCAGCAGTGACGTAtccagaaaaaaatagcaagatGTCTAAGAAATTAGACAAAGGAACAGCAGCTCCCTTTCCATCTATGTATgacaaaaataaatttgtagagaTTATGTGAGTTGTCCATAATCCTCGCATCAATAGTAGAGGCTTGAGCCACATCACTCTTCTGATAGAATTGCCCCAAAGAACTAGGATTTACAAAACTAGTGAAAACCGGATGGTGACAAAAACTCGATTTCTCGGGCTGGTTCGAGGACATAAACCGCTTAGTTTAAcaatcaaattcaaaaaaagttcaaaatagatttttatttttttatataaaaattaatcgGATTTTGTCGGGATCAAAAAGTTTTTTAAACGGCTTTGGTGAAAACCAAGAAACcgctccctctttttttttctccttttttgatCGGGAACAGTTTAGTACTATGTGGTCGGGAAAAATAGGGGAGGCAATCGGATTGGGATTCTGTGACATTCAAATGTCACCGAGAATGTCACGGGGGAATGTCACAGAATCCCAATCGGGGGCAATCCAGGTTTCCTCGTCAGAAAGGAGGTGCGATAACAACTGCGACAGATCCTACATTCCAATCCTTTATAACGGCATACGCCGCCATGGATCATGGATCCCATCTCACTCCACGCGAAAGCTCCCACAAATTACAGCTTCCTCCACCACCAGTTGAttccctcgccgtcgtcgcggatAAGAAACTCGGCGCACACGACGGTGGCAGGCGGCGCAAGGAGAAAGGCAAACACAAACAAGCCCACGCAAAACGGTATTTGCTCACTCTGCCTCAAATCTTACTCTCTTGCCAGTTCGTCGATCTATGTATTCTGTAGAGTGAACCATCGGGAATTCTGTTCTTTAGATTTGGATATTCAACAACAGAAAATATCACAACAGTATATGATTAGCATTAATAATAAAAGCAAAATATTAGGCACTACAGAAAAAACTTCAGATTGACAGCTCCTCTCGAAACTGACATAACCGGACAATCGGTGAAAATCCAGATCCTACAACACGAATTGAAACAATCCTCGTGCGCTTCGATTATTGcagttttttttggttgaaagCATGTAGAGGAATCTCAATACACATAAATCCTGATACAATATCAACTAAGTTTAATGTCTAGGAAGACTCGATGAAACATGAAAACAGTGGACTGCCGTGCGAGTTACAAATCATCTAGGATAAGAGTTAAACCGATACTGATTCCTAAGTGGAACCTACAAAATATCAGGTTTCGTGGTTCCGGTGGCCTGCACCGAATAGGTAACAGAGAGTTCTGGAAACATGTACGGCGTACATGCAAGATACAAATTTGGGACTTCTGACGACGTGCATTGTCGAGAGCAAGAGTGCCACCATGCACCGCAGAATCCTCCTGGAAGCCCTGTGATAGTATACCAGGACATGTTAGTATGCAGAGATGAATATGCATAAAAAGACTCTAAATTAAATTTGAGTCGTCAATTAAGATGTGAGTTATTCCGAGCAATAAAAATTAGAGCAAACAGACATACTTCAACCCGCACAATGAGACCATTTTACATTCAATAAGGGACAAAAAACACATGATGCCAATATGTCAACAACTATCGGAGTACACAACATGATAACAGATTACTCAGAAAAGAACATCTCTATCCAGTCATAGGTTTTTAAGGATTAGTGT is part of the Oryza glaberrima chromosome 4, OglaRS2, whole genome shotgun sequence genome and encodes:
- the LOC127770291 gene encoding zinc finger CCCH domain-containing protein 32; the protein is MEADGAAAAAAAGEASTEAGARPLAPEEEALRRNTDCVYFLASPLTCKKGNECDFRHSDNARMNPRDCWYWLNSNCLNPKCPFRHPPIDGMFGAPTTGMPAVSSHYAPFNSGKQLVPCYYFKKGNCLKGDRCAFYHGPQSVGNNPSEQVVKVSSLPLEQLQTQKNDLLGIKDSVQSTNSIQHGAPITNERGKTAVDRSTVNSARTATVAIPVASNAMSCPKSEKVKNSTPAALKESFTTSSGGDHPECYQNHFPMDSDPVRDWNQSYEMPPADDLPQNSREADELLGESSPGFDVLVDNDADGAAYLHDEDFGGDMYPVEDYEYAPADFNVCAHHEREQFNGMDEQDQMGHMYDGYERKRRRSSERSMERPFHSERRFLQRDRDRVEMDGSDLRHRLRRRRINESSLAISPECNGEQRRRDERYRERAHGHRSHRDHHQSSRGSTLSSRLQGRIKLPGRSPDRVDTRSEKERDRRRLRDRLSPVRRTEFQGTRHREAGQHEEQTQRRSSELALGSRNADGQHLTKDVPDSHNFPHRKNLRDSSKANGSVEPEASLDFEGPKPLSVILQRKREAAWANGTSACSPKQDKSAEVSHRQASLAEAEKEGDNIISSDEYKSGSGDEEFRDEGHIPVEGHGQSSSHGDKLEAEDIIEVDPVENQDADNYDQREGESYYEPIEGQDYKSDDENAYEDDDEEYDDDDDFARKVGVVFS